From the genome of bacterium, one region includes:
- a CDS encoding bifunctional 3-(3-hydroxy-phenyl)propionate/3-hydroxycinnamic acid hydroxylase yields the protein MTRFDCDVSIVGYGPVAALTALNLARAGLRISIHERSKEALELPRAVGLDGESVRSFQRIGLAEEIDALLQPPRNKDEVWFANSKHEKIFGIEIPPGEGHHGWRDMAFFDQPDLEAELRRLVGAEAGIDVFLGEEAVGIEQSDDRVIVSLRDVEADSVRRLTSSYLLGCDGAASFVRNHAKIEWTSLGYDQDWLVVDITTAPTNDLPMATMQVCDPERIHTYICVKDPNRRWEFQLVPGETREEMSKPERIDALLSSWLPRDQYEIRRAVVYQFHAATANRWRDGRVLLAGDAAHQTPPFLGQGLNAGFRDAMNLGWKLPLVLSGVCDDRLLDSYFDERDAHARDLVEWAVGIGKLMETLAAQEAGKPNPHPDSSQSDGYGQGRTAPPLRSGVLMMEQTKAGAPIGSHLRQPIVRSAAGDFVLFDELLGSGFAAVGRARADLELGPEAEGIAKRLSMRFVALDEIEAFKEGSGPDLVFGTSPAVIVRPDRVIFGVVDADTTLDDLVAALGKKLALRA from the coding sequence GTGACCCGATTCGATTGCGACGTTTCGATCGTGGGCTATGGCCCCGTCGCTGCGCTTACCGCGCTCAACCTTGCCCGAGCCGGGCTACGCATTTCGATTCACGAGCGATCGAAAGAGGCGCTCGAGCTACCGAGGGCGGTCGGGCTCGACGGTGAATCCGTCCGCTCCTTTCAGCGGATCGGGCTCGCCGAGGAGATCGACGCACTTCTCCAGCCTCCCCGTAACAAGGACGAAGTCTGGTTCGCGAACTCCAAGCACGAGAAGATCTTTGGGATCGAAATTCCCCCGGGCGAAGGGCATCACGGCTGGCGGGACATGGCCTTCTTCGATCAGCCGGATCTCGAAGCAGAGCTCCGGAGGCTCGTTGGCGCGGAAGCCGGAATCGATGTCTTTCTCGGCGAAGAGGCGGTCGGAATCGAGCAATCCGACGACCGGGTCATCGTCAGTCTGCGCGATGTCGAAGCTGATTCCGTACGCCGGCTGACCTCATCCTATCTGCTCGGTTGCGACGGGGCCGCGAGCTTCGTGCGCAATCACGCGAAGATCGAGTGGACGAGCCTTGGCTACGATCAGGACTGGCTGGTCGTCGACATCACCACGGCGCCGACGAACGACCTGCCGATGGCCACGATGCAGGTCTGCGACCCGGAGCGAATCCACACCTACATCTGTGTGAAGGATCCGAATCGGCGCTGGGAGTTCCAGCTGGTCCCGGGCGAGACGCGTGAAGAGATGTCGAAGCCCGAGCGGATCGACGCGTTGCTCAGTTCCTGGCTTCCCCGCGATCAATACGAAATCCGGCGCGCAGTCGTCTATCAGTTCCATGCAGCGACGGCGAACCGATGGCGGGATGGTCGCGTCCTGCTTGCCGGAGACGCAGCGCATCAGACGCCTCCCTTCCTCGGCCAGGGGCTGAATGCGGGCTTCCGGGATGCCATGAATCTCGGCTGGAAGCTCCCGCTCGTCCTCTCGGGGGTCTGTGACGACCGATTGCTCGATAGCTATTTCGACGAGCGAGATGCGCACGCGCGCGATCTCGTGGAATGGGCCGTGGGCATTGGAAAGCTGATGGAGACCCTGGCGGCCCAGGAGGCCGGCAAACCCAATCCGCACCCCGACTCGAGTCAGAGCGATGGCTATGGCCAGGGACGAACGGCACCGCCGCTGCGCTCGGGCGTGCTGATGATGGAGCAGACGAAGGCGGGCGCACCGATCGGGTCGCACCTTCGCCAGCCGATCGTTCGCTCGGCTGCTGGGGACTTCGTCTTGTTCGATGAACTCCTCGGCAGCGGTTTCGCCGCCGTGGGCCGCGCCCGGGCGGATCTCGAGCTTGGCCCGGAGGCGGAGGGGATCGCGAAGCGGCTCTCGATGCGTTTCGTGGCTCTCGATGAGATCGAAGCGTTCAAGGAAGGGAGTGGGCCCGACCTGGTATTCGGAACCAGCCCCGCCGTCATCGTCCGGCCGGATCGGGTGATCTTCGGTGTCGTCGACGCCGACACGACGCTGGACGATCTCGTCGCTGCGCTCGGGAAGAAGCTCGCCCTTCGAGCCTGA
- a CDS encoding helix-turn-helix transcriptional regulator, whose protein sequence is MPEDVIGLDACTAKVVDEERVAAARAELLPDEELDGLTQLFRLLGDLTRARLLYALLEAGELCVCDLSAATGTPETNVSHALRLLRTAGIVKARRAGRMMFYSLDDAHVRMLLDLSREHLRHRPGDGG, encoded by the coding sequence ATGCCCGAAGACGTCATCGGACTCGATGCCTGCACAGCCAAGGTGGTAGATGAAGAGCGAGTCGCGGCCGCCAGGGCCGAGCTCCTTCCCGACGAAGAACTCGACGGACTCACCCAGCTCTTTCGCCTTCTGGGCGATCTGACCCGCGCCCGGCTCCTCTACGCGCTCCTCGAAGCGGGCGAGCTCTGTGTCTGCGATCTCTCGGCTGCCACCGGAACACCCGAGACGAACGTCTCTCACGCGCTTCGGCTTCTCCGGACCGCGGGAATCGTGAAGGCGCGCCGAGCGGGTCGGATGATGTTCTACAGCCTCGACGATGCGCATGTTCGGATGTTGCTCGATCTCTCGCGCGAGCACCTCCGCCACAGGCCAGGGGACGGAGGGTAG